The Bactrocera dorsalis isolate Fly_Bdor chromosome 2, ASM2337382v1, whole genome shotgun sequence region taaaaagaagtcattgggtgccaagtcaaggctgtacggcggatgacccatcaactcgacgttttggccggtcaaaaaggcgctggtctgaaccgatgtgtgagagctcgcattgtcatgatgcacaatgattcgtcttctcttgatggtttttcgaatttctccgaagacttcaggcaaacaaatggtggtgcaccactcagaattgaccgtcctacgttgctcaagcggaacagtcgccacatgaccagttttgccgaagaaacatgcgaccatttgcttcgtcttggaagacccacacggtcgattgctgttttgtttcgggctcatacgcatagatccatgattcgtcacctgtgacgatcttataaacgtcttttaaagcaccgcgatcgtattttttcagcatttctttacaccaatccacacaagCCTTTTCTTGAGCGATTGTTAAATTGAGTGGGATCCAaagagaacaaaccttttttacggccaggtgttcatgcaatatcgaatgtatgctggtgggagaaatgcataggcatgcctctatctgaaggtatgttacatgacggtcttgcattatcagttcacgtacggcatcgatgttttctggcacaacggctgtttttggacgaccttcacggaattcgtctttgagcgagcgtcggccacggttgaattcgttgtactcgtaccagtttttcacagtgctataggatggtgcttcatagccatacaaagattttagttcatcgatgcacttttgtcgtgataatccacgtcgaaagttgtgaaaaatgatcgcacgaaaatgttcacgagttaattccattttttggccgagatgaattttttaattccctgtaaataaaacaattcacgattaaatgacaaaacgttctgagtgatgttatgctaaaaaatttcaaactttccaatggaaatgtcagattgcacctggcaacacttagtattgcctaggccagaaatatatatagcagccctcgtattatttttttcgtattgtttggcatttcatcatggaaagacttcaactatattacaaaatttaacgttctataaagaatgtgtttcgcgcgcttcgttcaacttatggtcaacatgaTCGGCCTACCCATATTGAGACCTAgatttcattattggataacatTCTAAtgtctatgcagacaatcccgcttcgattcaaagcttggaacaaaacatcttTATATCTCTTCAACTTTTCCTTCACGCTGATGATAGAAAGTGTTAAAGTAATATACATTTTAGTTACAGCGATCTTTCAACTTTTCAATAACATTTTGCTCAAAATAGAATTTACTACCGTCAATTTCTTTTCTCCCACCATTCTCTAGAGATCTGAGCACAGAAAAAGTCTCTGGAAATGTGTGttgtttgaaataaaacaatGTGAATCTCCTTTCTTATAAATTCTTCTTCcttctttataaataaaaattaaaatatcatttttgttcaacaaaaaagaaataaaatcaaattagaaactacaaaattttaagtaccaattttaattttcaaaaattatttgtcaaGATTTTAACTTATTTGCACAACGAATTGGTGTAAAACCCGAAGTAGTCTAGATATATCAATTAGTTTAAAAAGTAGTtttgcatacatgtatgtatgtgtacttgtGTGCGCACTTAATTATAGACAATCGTGTGCCATGAATGCGCTGGTATATTGATCTTTATCTCGCCGCGCACACTGTCAGTCAGCAGCACATCGACGGCACGGCTTTCGctgcaatttaaataaaaatgtattaataaataaaatgcaaattttctgCATAGACAAGATTCGTGCCTTGAAgcacttaaatttattaataatatacggGCTTGTTTTTTGTTGGAAAGTGGGAAACTAAAACTCAACTTAGCAAAAGTTTCACTAGAGCtttttaacaacaaaatactaattacaaaaacaacaatagtaaaaataagatttcgaacattatttttttgaatatacgCAACCAAATAGTGTTTAGTATTCTCCCGATGTCCGAAATTACTGCCCTGaattcgaaattgaaaaaaaaaaatttaagcgcGAGTTTACGTTTTTGTCAAAACTTGAAGAAAACAAGCTCTTTTATGCTTCGTGTGATACTGTGTTTCGGCACTTTGCTCATTTTGCTTTacttcatataaaaacaaaaaagaacagtCAAAATAAACAGAAGGAAGCGCTTTCTCCACTGAATTGTCGAAAACTCTTATGAacatataactacatatgtacctacatacgtatatatttattaatttaggtATAtaacatgcatatgcatatatatatgtatatacatactatgcatacatatgaatagagcacttttaagaaaatattgcaatttaatgACAAGGGAATGCACTTATAGATGGAGGCATGCCAACAAATCAAGGGCGCACGTAAGTACGCCAAATATTaaggaatatatacatatgtatgcttgtgtgtgtattgCATAAGTACATAAGTGTGTTAATGCTTCGCATcttattgcattttaataaaCTCGTCATAGAAGTGTGTTAACATTGAGTTAAGTAGCAATGCAACAACAGACAACGAGCAACAAATGCGTTTGAATATAAATTGCGTTCGAATATAAACACAAAGACGCGTGGCAAACATACCCACTGCTCTATAAATCGACTTTTAAGCACTTAAGAGTACGTaggcatacatatttaaatatgtaatggcacacatacatacctattgaGCAACACTACAGCGATGCGTTGATCGGGCCGCTTGAAAGCAACCACCTCCACAGCCACGCTCAGCAATTTCGCCTCAATACGCACCGAGCCCTCGGGTAGGAATTTCGAAAAGTGACCCATGCCGTAAAATATCGGCTGCTTGTATATCTCAGCGCGATCTATTAAGAAAATATCGgatttcaattgaaaaaaaaagctttcacttaAATATTCGCACTTACTTGTGGCATTCACAATCACCGCCGCGTCCACAAAATTATTCACGTAATTCGGGCCACCTTGCTCATCTAAAACGAGATTCCAATCGATCCAGCCATTGTAGGAATGTTGCAGGTTGTGCAAAATATCACGTACGTACTGTTCACCGCGTTCCCACGATCCAAGTTCGGGTCCATGGGTTTGCCATGGCTTGTCTCCTATGCATGATTCAGTATTCAGCACAATTTTGCCTGGCAACTGCGCAACTGTTAAATCTATTAGATTGGGTGCAAACATTTCATCCCAATACCAATGTACCGCTAAGCCATCCAGGTAGTTAAGAACACCTGGGCGTGTGCGATTCATCTTAACAGAAATAAAGCAGTGAGggtttagtttaaaaatataaacaaagttAATAAGTGAATAAAAGGCTGGAGAGTTAGAGGTTACATCTAAATATGGACTTGAGAGAAGTCTGGATTTTaatcttaattattttatgcggaattattcaaattattatttttttatacaagaaaagAAGTCGATATTTATTCCGTTCGACTTCTATTGATTCTAATTAAGTAGATGCCTGATTTTACAAGACTGGATGAGAAAAGAGATGAgaactttttcaaaagttttcacCGATACTTATAAACAAAAAGTTCTCAAAAATTGATTggtgcatatttttgttgttaaagtCAGTTTATGAGAAGCTTGCTTAGTCTAGTTTGATTGAACATTTTACATTCGCATACTCACTTGAATAAACCACGAAGGGTAGGAATATCGTTGATCGTCATTTCCGAATATtagaacatttttaaatttagattttcgAATTGTAGGTCCAAGGAAGTCATTCAGCCAAACAGCCTAAATAagtgtaattaaaaacaaactgtATATGTTAGACTTTGGGATAAAtgtcataatatttttaaaaagtacctGGTTCCTTGGTATCCAACCAAGGCTCATGAAGTGCacgaaaaagaaaaaggcgatTCCGTTAAGCGGCTCATTACCAGTTGATATGGCCCATATCGGCATATTTTTAGCATCCATTAACTCTATAAATCTGCAAAAAGAATGGATATAGTACATAGAACCATGTTTACAATTATGATGAATGTTTAAACACAACTTTTTCGAACATTTATgggatatttatttatttatcagtaTTCATATCTGAATTGTTAACGCCGAATGGATTAACATCATTTTGGGCATTTCGAATGAGATTTTGAGATAAAGAACTAACTTTTATGACTATCATGACCCCGGAAGAGGTAATTTAATCTACTGAAACCTTAAGTTCCCAGTCTAAGTAATCAGAACGGATCCGCATTTTTATCCTACCAAAGACTGCCAACTTGACACCATTTatcgaaattacttcagaaatgttttctgcccttacaataacaacatgaaCATGAAGTACTAACTTTTATGACTACCATGACACCGGATGAGGTAATGTTACCTTCTGAAGCCTtagataaatgtatgtattataagtATACAATATACTAACTCACCTCAGATGATAATCAGCCCAAGCCTGATAATATTCAGTCTTCAACAATCCTATGCCTGACCACTGTCCGTTTGTTTTCATCCAAGTTGGCGAACTCCAAGCCACAGCCATGATTTTTAAGTGTTCCAAATTGGATACTGATTTTAAACGCTCCATTTGTTGGACTTTTATTTCATCGCGAGGAtctaacttttgaaaatttgagaGTTTGGGATCATCACGAGGCTCTTCATTATAAGCCCAAGGTGCAAGATCAAAATCACAGCCACCAATGGGGGTGCGTAACATATTGAAGCCGATACCATCCTTATGATAATATGACCTACAGTAAGCGAATtgtaatttcaatattatttgttttgaaagctttaGAAATGTCACTTGTTCAAGTAATTGAAGCGTACTTATAAATGTGATCTTGAAGCTTCTGATCCAATTGTCCCAATAAATGTGAAACTGTGCCGGTGAATGCGCCACCGAAGCctgtaattttttgatattccaCTGAGCGATTTACTCGTAGTTTAAGTGGATTGTTCGCTGTAAATCTGGAAGTTAAAACTGTGATGAAcactctttaataaaaaaaagcgaaaacgaatttgtaaatacaaaacTTACGTTCGCTCGTATCGATCAAAAGCTGTGCAAAAGTTTGTCGACTATCGACGATCACCGCTGAATTTTCGAAATCGCCGTTGCTTTCATTTAAACTCGTctctgcatttgtttttgtgttgatTTCGCCAAAGTTTAGCTTACTTACAGCAAAGCGTAGGCCTTCCTGCGAGAGGGGTTGGTgggtgtgtaaaaaaaaaataagaaagtgtTACATAATATAAGAGAGTGGAAGAGTAAAGGAGAGTAAATTGATTAAGATTTgcgtttaatttcatttaaaaaatggcTGGTACCTTGCTTGAAGAAATTACTACAAGCTCGTTTGAACTGGGCTGGGGATTCTCCAAATAATCACAGTGATCCGCCGTGCAAACACACACTAAGCCATACTTGGTCCGTCGGGGTATACAATCACTGCTTGCATTagctaaaattacaaaaccatTTTAATACTTACATTATCAAACCTTTCTGTACtgctttattttcaatatttttaccaGTAAATTTATCGTAGTTGAAATTtaagaacaataaaaataatattttataaatcattTTCGCACTTCCTTCGCTTTTTATGTAATTCATTAGTTTCGGAGCAAACACGACTTCACTCGAAAAAGGTAGATCTCTGAATAATTGTGAACATGCGATTCGTACAACCCACACTCGTTCGCAATTCAATACCTACTGGCGTCACAGCTCTCTCACGCGACTATACTTTGGCTTATCAATTCATTATCTCTacgtttgttattattattgcattttaCACACTTTCCGCTTCGCTCACCTTAacattttcgtatttatttgttttaatggcTTTTGTTTTGATAACCTTTTTCGTGCAGGAGAGTAATATGGTTCGCAGATATTCGTACTCGTTTCATTACGCTGGCgatactttttcaaattaacGACTAAAATACTTACGACGAGTACTTTGATGGCGAGAAAGTTAGAACACACCttgaatataattttacttacatattgtttgtttttaaatattggtagtcgaaaaagtattttcgtattttgtcaatagttgtctttgcagtcgtatatctccagtgctaccaatcacattgtgtgaTCAATCACATTGTGTGATAAATACCatgtagtgttggaaaggtgagactttaaacttcatttaaccaaaacatcgaatttaattaaattcgaggaagttgaaaaaaatttacagctgtttaaaaatgagtggaaataatgaagaaattcgctatattttaaaattttttttataaaaaaggaatGAATGCCACGCAAATCACCAATGAAAtatgtgaagtttacggagatgatgttgtatcagttcgtgtagcacaataatggttcgctcgcttccgttctgggaatttcgatgtgaaagatgcacctggcactggtcgacctatcgttgaaaaagtcgataaaattatggaaaatattgaccaggaccgtcacataagcactcatgacatcgctaaggaacttaacattcatcatcaaaggGCTTTGAACCATTTAACAAAGTCTGGCCACAAAAAGAAGCTCGGTCCACgcagaactctcttaatggagtaaaaTTGGCTTCAAGAGCagcctttgaaaattatttgttgcagtttttcgccgagaaaccagaaaagttttactctgatggaataatgtctctagcggaaaaatggcaagaaGAAGTCGACCTAAATGgcacatatttggttcattaagttgacgtttgattagaaatacgaaaagactttttcgactacccaatctTTTGTAACCCACGGTTCCGCAAGgaatgaagatatcttgtcaaagaaaaaaaatttcaatacaaaaacttgattgtGATCGTTCCGTTTATATTGCAGCTATATTCCATAGTGGTTCGATGTCAGTGTTTCGAAATTATGAACCGTGACGTAGGGAGAAAATTGCGTGAGCAAAGTTTCTGATTGagatcttaaaaactgagagacttgTTCGCATAAATACAGACAGGGGGATGGACATTGCAACTCGGCAAGCTGATTATTTAAACAAGACTAATTTGctcttaataatattaattaacgaaaccaaatgttgccacAGCTGTACATTTACGTATTCCAGTCCTCTTAAAACTACATTGTTAATCTAAAagaacaatgtaatattttgaGCTAATTTTCCACAATATTTAAAGTCACGAAAACGTTAATTGAAATTTCCGTAAGCTATACAGTAGTataatacttgtacatatttgaacgatatattccctattatatacgtgtatatgtaaataatgttTAAGTAAtaacttgtttatttataaaaaatgagaaatataaaaaaatatcacttaTAAAGAATGGTATGAATTGATTTCTGAGGTATATTAATCTTAATTGAGCCCTGCTTTGTATCCCTAACCTCAACGTTGACGCTGGCGTAACCACTGCAAGTTAAACAGAACGCCATTAATTACTACATTCAATAACAGACTCATATGGATGCATTCTACGAACCTATTGAAGATGACAACAGCCACGCTGCCATCCGGTCTTAAGAAGGCAACTGTATCCACATTGACGTTTGTACGCTCGGCAGCAATACGAGTTGAACCTTCCGGAATGAACTTTGAGAAATGACCCATTGTATAGAACATTGGTTGTTTGTAAAACTCATTGAGGTCTGGAAGTAaataatacttaataaaaaccactatttattcaaaataatactaaaagaCACTTTACTTGTCATATTGGCCACTGACGGAGCATCGACAAAATTGCTCACATAATTCGGTCCACCCTGTTCATCCAAAACTATGTTCCAATCGATCCAGCCATTGAAATCGTGCTGAAGATTTTGCAGAAAATTACGTGCAAACTTCTCACCACGTTTCCAGGAACCCAAAATGGGTACAGCTGACTGCCATGGCTTATCACCGATACAGGATTCTGAAACAAGCATTATTTTGTCTGGCATTTCTTTGCGAGCGTCGTCAATGAAAACAGGCTCGAATATATCATCCCAGTACCAATGCACCGACAGCCCTGTGAGATAGTCCACAGAATCGGATCGTTTGGCTTTCAtctgtttacaaaaaatgtgtaagcattgcatataaaaaaagttttatgaagTTTAGCTTGTAAACTCACCATTTTGAACCAAAATGAGAAGGTGTAACGCTGATCGTCATTTCCGAATATAACCAAGTCTTGGTATTTGGAGCGTATTGTAGGACCCAGATTATCAGAAACCCATACGGCCTATTAATTTAACAagtgttaaatattttctaaaatctaATCAACCTTTCAAAACTCGAGTTttcaaaattagaaatttgtcAGTAGAACATGTTCCATAGTTTTAATTCGAGTTAAGCATATATTCCGTAAGCGGATAAACACAGAGATAGTGTTTCATATTTACCTGCTTCCTTGGGGTCCAACCTAAACTCATGaattttgcaaacatcattAAATATACACCGTTTGTTGGCTCATTTCCAGTCGATATGGCCCAAATAGGTAAACCAGCCTCTTCCCAAAGCTCAAGCCAACGTACATGATAATCAGCCCACGTCTGATAGTATTCTTCCTTCAAGCGACTCATTCCAGTCCATttattgttggttttcatcCATCGTGGAGGACTCCACGCAGCGGCTTTGATGCGCAAATTTTCCACGTTAGTTACCAGCTTCAAACGTTTAATTTGTTCAATTCGCTTTTCATCGCGTGGATCTAATTGTGTGAAATTGCTGAGGGTGGTATCGTTTTCGGGCAGTTCATTGTACGCCCAGGGTGCCAGCTCAAAGTCAGAACCACCGATTGACGTGCGCATTAAATTGAAGCCAATACCGTGTGGGGAGTAGAATGATCTGATAAATAAATTGtggcataattttaaaactcatttcaaaacattatATTAGGCGGGAgttcatacttatatatgtgaTCTTGTA contains the following coding sequences:
- the LOC105226747 gene encoding lysosomal acid glucosylceramidase, whose protein sequence is MNYIKSEGSAKMIYKILFLLFLNFNYDKFTANASSDCIPRRTKYGLVCVCTADHCDYLENPQPSSNELVVISSSKEGLRFAVSKLNFGEINTKTNAETSLNESNGDFENSAVIVDSRQTFAQLLIDTSELLTSRFTANNPLKLRVNRSVEYQKITGFGGAFTGTVSHLLGQLDQKLQDHIYKSYYHKDGIGFNMLRTPIGGCDFDLAPWAYNEEPRDDPKLSNFQKLDPRDEIKVQQMERLKSVSNLEHLKIMAVAWSSPTWMKTNGQWSGIGLLKTEYYQAWADYHLRFIELMDAKNMPIWAISTGNEPLNGIAFFFFVHFMSLGWIPRNQAVWLNDFLGPTIRKSKFKNVLIFGNDDQRYSYPSWFIQMNRTRPGVLNYLDGLAVHWYWDEMFAPNLIDLTVAQLPGKIVLNTESCIGDKPWQTHGPELGSWERGEQYVRDILHNLQHSYNGWIDWNLVLDEQGGPNYVNNFVDAAVIVNATNRAEIYKQPIFYGMGHFSKFLPEGSVRIEAKLLSVAVEVVAFKRPDQRIAVVLLNSESRAVDVLLTDSVRGEIKINIPAHSWHTIVYN
- the LOC125776279 gene encoding lysosomal acid glucosylceramidase-like isoform X3, whose translation is MGDAQGSLKNLLTLCFLAGLVALSSQASTPCALREYPAGLVCVCNATYCDYLENPSPENENEFVIVSSSKAGLRFDITSGVINASDFTQVVDYNESLQNATQEKTVFEKAAPRTVTIQVDREKHFQNITGFGGSFTGAVSYILDNLSQDIQDHIYKSFYSPHGIGFNLMRTSIGGSDFELAPWAYNELPENDTTLSNFTQLDPRDEKRIEQIKRLKLVTNVENLRIKAAAWSPPRWMKTNNKWTGMSRLKEEYYQTWADYHVRWLELWEEAGLPIWAISTGNEPTNGVYLMMFAKFMSLGWTPRKQAVWVSDNLGPTIRSKYQDLVIFGNDDQRYTFSFWFKMMKAKRSDSVDYLTGLSVHWYWDDIFEPVFIDDARKEMPDKIMLVSESCIGDKPWQSAVPILGSWKRGEKFARNFLQNLQHDFNGWIDWNIVLDEQGGPNYVSNFVDAPSVANMTNLNEFYKQPMFYTMGHFSKFIPEGSTRIAAERTNVNVDTVAFLRPDGSVAVVIFNSGYASVNVEVRDTKQGSIKINIPQKSIHTILYK
- the LOC125776279 gene encoding lysosomal acid glucosylceramidase-like isoform X2, encoding MGDAQGSLKILLALCFLAGFVALSSQASTPCALREYPAGLVCVCNATYCDYLENPSPENENEFVIVSSSKAGLRFDITSGVINASDFTQVVDYNESLQNATQEKTVFEKAAPRTVTIQVDREKHFQNITGFGGSFTGAVSYILDNLSQDIQDHIYKSFYSPHGIGFNLMRTSIGGSDFELAPWAYNELPENDTTLSNFTQLDPRDEKRIEQIKRLKLVTNVENLRIKAAAWSPPRWMKTNNKWTGMSRLKEEYYQTWADYHVRWLELWEEAGLPIWAISTGNEPTNGVYLMMFAKFMSLGWTPRKQAVWVSDNLGPTIRSKYQDLVIFGNDDQRYTFSFWFKMMKAKRSDSVDYLTGLSVHWYWDDIFEPVFIDDARKEMPDKIMLVSESCIGDKPWQSAVPILGSWKRGEKFARNFLQNLQHDFNGWIDWNIVLDEQGGPNYVSNFVDAPSVANMTNLNEFYKQPMFYTMGHFSKFIPEGSTRIAAERTNVNVDTVAFLRPDGSVAVVIFNSGYASVNVEVRDTKQGSIKINIPQKSIHTILYK